A genomic segment from Glycine soja cultivar W05 chromosome 20, ASM419377v2, whole genome shotgun sequence encodes:
- the LOC114401456 gene encoding cysteine proteinase inhibitor-like — protein sequence MAALGGNRDVTGSQNSVEIDALARFAVEEHNKKQNALLEFEKVVTAKQQVVSGTLYTITLEAKDGGQKKVYEAKVWEKSWLNFKEVQEFKLVGDAPA from the exons atggcaGCACTTGGTGGGAATCGTGATGTGACAGGAAGCCAGAACAGCGTTGAGATCGATGCTCTAGCTCGCTTTGCTGTTGAAGAACACAACAAAAAAcag AATGCCCTTTTGGAGTTTGAAAAGGTGGTAACTGCGAAACAGCAAGTGGTTTCTGGTACCTTGTACACCATCACTTTGGAGGCAAAAGATGGTGGGCAAAAGAAGGTTTATGAAGCCAAAGTTTGGGAGAAGTCATGGTTGAACTTCAAGGAGGTGCAAGAGTTCAAGCTTGTTGGAGATGCACCTGCATAG